Proteins encoded in a region of the Uloborus diversus isolate 005 chromosome 1, Udiv.v.3.1, whole genome shotgun sequence genome:
- the LOC129234438 gene encoding proton-coupled folate transporter-like, producing the protein MDACTALKLKYITVEPILLLYMLIIFMESNALQELIFIKSCLKIHHPVNISFCDYAKKGNLTDALNEATSWMRYNSAVLSLFTFITSFYVAAWCDKFGRKIPMLIPPIGTAIAAVINCVLSSYIETHVAFFLVSSCVSGLTFGSVGIIAATFGFISDVCGEQSRTKRIVILEAMIFFGGTFGIYAAGAFLNGVDYNNRFNNFSKLFLTEAVIAIIILLYTFIRIHARSTNDFTPITCATLFKLSHVRDSLRTIFRVRDGNGRRNVLLMLLALIFIYLGTVVQFTLSFYYVKTLEWSFTKFSNYNSIQFAVEGIALLFGLPTLFHFFHVPDYFVGIIGILSKVAGFIVFGLSKNDAMIYSCAALFIFSEFPVPVLRSMLSKTVDADEKGRIFAFATILQNLSYFLGSLTLTTIFKNTESFFPGLCFEVAAGLQVLALLIFLFLYATRHDIVTVYEIMENEDGCTDETCHVIAATGAIN; encoded by the exons ATGGATGCGTGCACTGCATTAAAGCTAAAATATATTACGGTTGAAccgattttacttttatatatgcTTATTATATTTATGGAAAGCAATGCTCTCCAAGAATTGATATTTATTAAATCATGTTTAAAAATCCATCACCCGGTGAATATTAGTTTCTGTGATTATGCCAAGAAAGGAAATCTTACGGATGCTTTAAACGAAGCTACTTCCTGGATGAGATATAATTCGGCAGTTTtatctttatttacttttataactAGCTTTTATGTTGCTGCGTGGTGTGACAAGTTTGGTCGTAAAATACCCATGCTAATACCTCCCATTGGTACAGCTATTGCTGCAGTTATTAATTGTGTTTTATCTTCTTATATTGAAACACATGTAGCTTTCTTTCTTGTTAGTTCATGTGTATCAGGATTGACGTTCGGGTCTGTTGGCATAATTGCTGCAACATTTGGTTTTATCTCTGACGTTTGCGGTGAACAGTCGAGGACCAAACGCATAGTAATTTTAGAAGCTATGATATTTTTCGGTGGAACATTTGGCATATATGCTGCAGGAGCTTTTCTGAATGGCGTAGATTATAATAACagatttaacaatttttctaaattatttttaactgaagCAGTAATTGCTATTATCATACTTTTATACACATTTATCCGTATTCATGCTCGAAGTACTAATGACTTTACGCCTATAACATGTGCTACAttatttaaactgagtcatgtacGAGATTCCTTAAGAACTATTTTTCGAGTTCGTGATGGTAATGGAAGACGAAATGTTTTGCTAATGTTATTGGCTTTGATTTTCATCTACCTTGGGACTGTTG tACAATTCACTCTATCATTTTACTATGTCAAGACTTTGGAATGGTCTTTCACAAAGTTTTCGAATTATAATTCCATTCAGTTTGCTGTGGAAGGAATTGCGCTTTTGTTTGGACTGCCgacattgtttcattttttccatGTTCCGGATTACTTTGTTGGTATTATTGGAATTTTGTCCAAAGTGGCCGGCTTCATCGTCTTTGGACTCAGTAAAAATGATGCTATGATTTACAGCT gtGCTGCATTGTTCATATTTTCTGAATTTCCTGTTCCCGTGTTGAGATCCATGCTTTCCAAAACAGTGGATGCTGATGAAAAAG GTAGAATATTTGCATTTGCCACAATTCTGCAAAATCTGAGTTACTTCTTGGGTTCACTGACGTTAACTACAATATTTAAGAACACAGAATCATTTTTTCCTGGACTCTGTTTTGAGGTTGCTGCTGGCTTGCAAGTTTTGGCTTTGCTGATATTTCT attccTTTATGCAACGAGACATGATATTGTCACAGTTTATGAAATAATGGAAAATG AAGACGGCTGTACCGATGAAACTTGTCATGTGATAGCTGCTACTGGTGCCATCAATTAA